A window of the Helianthus annuus cultivar XRQ/B chromosome 4, HanXRQr2.0-SUNRISE, whole genome shotgun sequence genome harbors these coding sequences:
- the LOC110933039 gene encoding uncharacterized protein LOC110933039 — MKHKDTNSGLLLTEESRVPVAANTEMTQSVAGARLPDAWLDSIDSNPNIAQRQSMATYIKVEAADLTSYSIGKIKRRTADVLEPGGSASFKKAERSSGSRKENISVVTKVVFDQLTEDAMKLMEDSDYS; from the exons atgaaaCACAAGGATACAAACAGTGGCTTACTACTGACCGAGGAATCACGAGTGCCTGTTGCCGCTAACACAGAGATGACTCAGAGTGTTGCCGGAGCTCGGTTGCCG GATGCATGGCTTGATAGCATCGATTCTAATCCAAATATTGCACAAAGACAATCTATGGCCACATACATTAAAGTTGAAGCTGCTGACCTTACAAGTTATTCTATAGGGAAGATTAAGAGACGGACTGCTGATGTGCTTGAACCAGGGG GTTCTGCAAGCTTTAAGAAGGCGGAAAGGAGTTCTGGTAGTAGAAAGGAAAACATATCAGTTGTAACAAAAGTTGTGTTTGATCAACTAACTGAAGATGCCATGAAACTGATGGAGGATTCTGATTACAGTTGA